The genomic stretch TATCAGTTCACCTAGACAGTCACGACGATAGCGAGGTTGATAGACTTGAGGTTTGCGTTGAAAATGAGGTTTCCAGAGGCCATCAGCAATCATCCAGCGGCGTAATGTCTCTAAGCCAAGAGAGATATCATGTAATTCAACAAGCTTCTCATGAGCCAACGTAGGACCAAAATCACGATAGTTAGCGGTAATCAGATCCAAGACAGTTCGTTTGAATTGATATTTGTGCTGGTTATTACTTGGCCTGCCACGTTTATGCGATATTAAACCTTCTGGACCATGTTTTAAATATGCTTTAGTCAGTCGATATATTTGCCGCGGGCAGAGATCAAGAATAGAAGCGGCTTCGACACCCGAAATGAGTTTATCAATAACGTTTTTGATGGTGCTAATTTTGTGTATTTCATTATCAGTCATAGTGAGTAACATCATGTGAGTCCAAAGCATCTAAAAAGATGCTTTGAAGATAGTTCAACATGACATTTCTGATGGTGCCAAACATGACATCTCTACTGAGGACCTACATTAGTTATGCGTGTTAGGTACAATATGTTAAATAGCACCCTAATTGATAAAATTTAGAGAGCAAGTGGCATAGCGTACTATATATTAAATAGGGTCTGAATTGATGAAATTTAGTTGGTGGGATTATCTTACTGTATGTTGAATCTATATAGAGTAAGTCGTTCGCTAGATTGACCTCGCGAACTACTTACTTATTTAGGTTTCACATAACATGCGTTATGCGCAGAGAAGTTTAACAACGCATGATCGGGGTATGAAATAGATATTACCTAGTAATATCTATTTCGACTAACTACGCGCCTAGAATAATTTTTGCTGGGAGTTAGTTAGCTATATTTCACGAAGCGAACAGCTCTTAATGCGGAGATATTAAAAATTATGGTGATTCAGGTTTTCTATACGCTCTGCTAGCCAAACTTTTATAATTGATTGCCTCGTTACGCCAACTCGACTTGCTTCGCGATCTAGTGAATCGATCATCCACTCAGGGAAATCAACATTAACTCTTTTTGTTATTTGTGTCGTTCGCTTTGCTTGTGATAAATCTAGATCAGCGAGTACATCATTCCCTTCATCAAATTTCTTATCAAAATTAGAAGCTTTCATAAAATGTCACCTCATTTT from Moritella marina ATCC 15381 encodes the following:
- the brnA gene encoding type II toxin-antitoxin system BrnA family antitoxin, with the translated sequence MKASNFDKKFDEGNDVLADLDLSQAKRTTQITKRVNVDFPEWMIDSLDREASRVGVTRQSIIKVWLAERIENLNHHNF